The proteins below come from a single Erythrobacter sp. SG61-1L genomic window:
- a CDS encoding ABC transporter ATP-binding protein, with protein sequence MKLAAQKLSVRLGEADILHEVTAGLLPGTVTAICGPNGAGKSTLLAALAGLTKPTAGEVLLDNAPLAGLHPRERARAVGYLPQAGEVAWDLSVRNLVAVGRLPHGDVDSEAIEAALAACDLEGLAARPVSTLSGGEKARALLARVLAGQPHWILADEPLAALDLAHQLGLLATLRQAADAGAGVVLVLHDLALAMNHAERVLLLDKGELVADALPDDALSDVSIARVWGVTARWLGRPGARALVAVG encoded by the coding sequence ATGAAGCTCGCCGCACAAAAACTGTCGGTTCGGCTGGGTGAGGCCGATATTCTGCACGAGGTCACGGCAGGCCTGCTCCCCGGCACTGTCACTGCGATTTGCGGGCCGAACGGGGCGGGCAAGTCCACTCTGCTCGCGGCTCTGGCCGGGCTGACCAAACCCACGGCGGGCGAGGTGCTGCTGGACAATGCGCCGCTGGCTGGCCTCCATCCGCGCGAGCGGGCACGGGCTGTCGGCTATCTGCCGCAGGCGGGGGAAGTGGCCTGGGATCTGTCCGTGCGCAATCTCGTCGCGGTGGGCCGCCTGCCGCATGGCGATGTTGACAGCGAGGCAATCGAGGCTGCATTGGCGGCCTGCGATCTGGAAGGGCTTGCCGCGCGCCCGGTTTCCACCCTTTCAGGCGGGGAGAAGGCGCGGGCCCTGCTGGCGCGCGTTCTGGCGGGGCAACCGCACTGGATATTGGCGGACGAGCCGCTTGCCGCGCTCGATCTGGCGCATCAGCTCGGTCTGCTGGCCACGCTCCGGCAGGCGGCCGATGCCGGGGCCGGGGTAGTGCTGGTGCTGCACGATCTCGCGCTGGCGATGAACCATGCTGAGCGGGTGCTGCTGCTCGACAAGGGGGAACTGGTGGCCGATGCCCTGCCGGACGATGCGCTGAGCGATGTCAGCATTGCCCGGGTCTGGGGCGTGACCGCGCGCTGGCTGGGCCGGCCCGGCGCGCGGGCACTGGTGGCGGTAGGATAG
- a CDS encoding iron ABC transporter permease, producing MSRPVTLLLLALAVMIPLSLLAGRVWIDPATTPNAALILMELRLPRAVLALVIGGGLGAAGAAMQGYLRNPLADPGLFGIAPGAALGAVVSLLFGYAASVWLLPAFALAGAAGAMMLLVLIAGRSGGIGLFTLAGMMIASLAGALTSLVISLAPNAFAMSEIVTWLMGALTDRSWADVWIAAPLTLVGIALLRLAGPSLDALTLGEAAARSLGVNPARLQLLLVAGVGLTVGSGVAVAGIVGFVGLIVPHLVRPLTDRRPSSLILPSALAGALLVLVADCLCRILPLVTELRLGIALSLIGAPFFLALLLKMRRGLA from the coding sequence ATGAGCCGCCCTGTGACACTGTTGCTCCTCGCGCTGGCGGTCATGATCCCGCTCTCGCTCCTCGCAGGCCGTGTCTGGATCGACCCGGCGACAACGCCCAATGCGGCCCTGATCCTGATGGAACTGCGCCTGCCGCGCGCCGTGCTTGCGCTCGTCATCGGCGGCGGGTTGGGTGCAGCCGGGGCGGCCATGCAAGGCTATCTGCGCAATCCGCTGGCCGATCCGGGCCTGTTCGGCATTGCGCCGGGTGCGGCCCTTGGCGCGGTGGTGAGCCTGCTGTTCGGCTATGCGGCCTCGGTCTGGCTGCTGCCCGCCTTCGCGCTGGCCGGTGCGGCCGGGGCCATGATGCTGCTGGTGCTGATCGCCGGGCGTAGCGGCGGGATCGGGTTGTTCACTCTGGCCGGGATGATGATCGCCAGCCTTGCGGGCGCGCTCACCTCGCTGGTCATCAGCCTTGCCCCCAACGCCTTTGCCATGAGTGAAATCGTCACATGGCTGATGGGCGCGCTGACCGACCGGAGCTGGGCCGATGTGTGGATCGCCGCGCCGCTCACTCTTGTCGGGATAGCGCTGTTGCGGCTGGCAGGGCCTTCGCTCGATGCACTGACACTGGGCGAGGCGGCGGCGCGCTCGCTGGGCGTAAACCCGGCGCGGTTGCAGCTATTGCTGGTGGCGGGTGTGGGCCTGACCGTGGGATCGGGTGTGGCCGTGGCCGGGATCGTCGGCTTTGTCGGGCTGATCGTGCCGCATCTGGTCCGCCCGCTGACCGACCGGCGGCCCAGTTCGCTGATCCTGCCAAGTGCGCTGGCGGGGGCCTTGCTGGTGCTGGTGGCCGATTGCCTGTGCCGTATCCTGCCGTTGGTCACTGAATTGCGGCTGGGCATTGCCCTCAGCCTGATCGGCGCGCCGTTCTTCCTCGCCTTGCTGCTGAAGATGAGAAGGGGGCTGGCATGA
- a CDS encoding ABC transporter substrate-binding protein: MAGLGGCAPAQRSGHSASGPTIVSLNPCSDAILAEVAAPGQLLAISHYSHDPRATSMDLATARRFAATGGTAEEVFALRPDVVVAGSFLPGATRRAFERQGIRVQTLDVAHDVAGSEAQVRQLAALAGRPAQGEALVARIEAALDQARAPVGSAPVDALVWQQGGIVAGPDSLIADLLARTGFSSHAATRGLGQGAYLPLEQVLADPPSLVLAAGGERALSHPALGQLKGTRYERLDPSLLYCGGPTILRAAKRLSEVRATVGARASTGSARAALGRSEKDPFILSLSKGTRKRGQI, translated from the coding sequence ATGGCTGGCCTTGGTGGCTGCGCGCCTGCGCAGCGCAGTGGCCATTCAGCGAGCGGCCCGACCATCGTTTCGCTCAATCCCTGTAGCGATGCGATCCTGGCGGAAGTTGCCGCGCCGGGCCAGTTGCTGGCCATTTCGCACTATAGCCACGATCCGCGCGCCACTTCGATGGACCTTGCCACGGCGCGCCGCTTCGCCGCCACCGGCGGCACGGCGGAGGAAGTGTTTGCCCTCAGGCCGGACGTGGTTGTGGCAGGCAGTTTCCTGCCCGGCGCGACCCGCCGCGCATTCGAGCGGCAAGGCATTCGCGTGCAAACGCTTGATGTCGCGCATGATGTTGCCGGGAGCGAGGCGCAGGTGCGCCAGCTTGCTGCTCTGGCCGGTCGCCCGGCGCAGGGCGAGGCTCTGGTTGCCCGGATCGAGGCTGCGCTGGACCAGGCGCGCGCACCTGTCGGTTCTGCGCCGGTCGATGCGCTGGTGTGGCAGCAGGGCGGGATCGTCGCCGGGCCGGACAGCCTGATTGCCGATCTGCTGGCGCGCACCGGCTTTTCCAGTCATGCCGCCACGCGCGGGCTGGGGCAGGGCGCCTATCTGCCGCTGGAGCAGGTGCTGGCCGATCCGCCTTCGCTGGTGCTGGCGGCTGGCGGGGAACGCGCGCTGAGCCATCCGGCGCTCGGGCAGCTCAAGGGCACCCGTTACGAGAGGCTCGATCCCTCGCTGCTCTATTGTGGCGGACCGACCATCCTGCGGGCGGCAAAGCGGCTGAGCGAAGTGAGGGCCACGGTCGGGGCGCGTGCTTCGACAGGCTCAGCACGAGCGGCGTTGGGGCGGTCCGAAAAAGACCCGTTCATCCTGAGCTTGTCGAAGGGCACTCGTAAGCGGGGGCAGATATGA
- a CDS encoding cell wall hydrolase, whose protein sequence is MTATAALPVTDTASPRNFLRAKPRATKGWAHGWRRFAALALALGVPAMAAPAEWRSLDLFGSEEAKAASPMGFEVAGESFPGSAFYYLADEPSAYAAAPVGGTFTLAGPNAADDAFGPAARPIANAGSAIDKARALQCMTMAIYYEAATESDAGQRAVAQVVLNRVAHPAYPNTVCGVVFQGSERSTGCQFSFTCDGSLARAPARKFWDRAQRVAMASLAGSVYRPVGLATHYHTVQIHPYWADSLNNITTIGAHTFYRWRGAAGLPAAFTQAYFGAEPLPQRHRPTATPDAASLADPLELARRYEATLVAAQPATPVATTRGAAGSNAQPAQKLPAPTYSTEIEARGGETLYSGNRLPGGGEVKSQYSQSGQWIGRP, encoded by the coding sequence TTGACCGCTACTGCTGCCCTTCCCGTCACGGATACCGCCAGCCCCCGCAATTTCCTGCGGGCGAAGCCGCGCGCCACCAAAGGCTGGGCGCATGGCTGGCGGCGATTTGCGGCGCTGGCACTGGCGCTGGGCGTTCCTGCCATGGCCGCGCCTGCCGAGTGGCGCAGCCTCGATCTGTTCGGCAGCGAGGAAGCAAAGGCGGCCAGCCCGATGGGCTTCGAAGTGGCAGGGGAGAGCTTTCCCGGCTCTGCCTTCTATTACCTTGCCGACGAACCTTCCGCCTATGCCGCGGCGCCTGTTGGAGGCACCTTCACCCTGGCCGGCCCGAATGCCGCCGACGATGCATTCGGGCCAGCCGCACGGCCAATCGCCAATGCGGGCAGCGCCATCGACAAGGCGCGCGCGCTGCAATGCATGACCATGGCGATCTATTACGAAGCCGCCACGGAATCCGATGCCGGCCAGCGTGCCGTGGCGCAGGTCGTGCTCAACCGCGTGGCCCATCCCGCCTATCCCAACACAGTCTGCGGCGTGGTCTTCCAGGGTTCGGAACGGTCGACCGGGTGCCAGTTCAGCTTCACCTGCGACGGCTCGCTCGCCCGCGCGCCCGCGCGCAAGTTCTGGGACCGGGCGCAGCGCGTGGCGATGGCATCGCTTGCCGGGTCCGTCTATCGCCCGGTCGGCCTCGCAACCCATTACCACACGGTGCAGATCCATCCCTATTGGGCGGACAGCCTGAACAATATCACCACCATCGGCGCGCACACCTTCTATCGCTGGCGCGGCGCGGCGGGCCTGCCTGCCGCTTTCACTCAGGCCTATTTCGGGGCCGAGCCGCTGCCCCAGCGCCATCGCCCGACGGCCACGCCCGACGCGGCATCGCTGGCCGACCCGCTCGAGCTGGCCCGCCGTTACGAAGCCACTCTGGTGGCCGCGCAACCGGCCACCCCCGTTGCCACCACGCGCGGCGCAGCGGGAAGCAACGCCCAGCCTGCCCAGAAGCTTCCCGCCCCGACCTATTCGACCGAAATCGAGGCACGCGGCGGCGAAACGCTTTATTCCGGCAACCGCCTGCCCGGCG